The Thermodesulfobacteriota bacterium region ACAGCATGTCGAGTTCCTGGAAGATTGCGACAAATCATCAGATGGGACTTTTAGGACGCCGTCGGGATTAATAACCATGAAGTGAGGTGTAGATGTATATTATATGTGCGGACTTAGAAGGTATTTTTGTTCCCGAGGTCTGGATCAATGTGGCTGAGAAAACCGGTATAGAAGAACTCAGACTGACCACACGTGATATTTCAGACTATGATGTTTTGATGAAAAAACGCCTTTCCATCCTTGATGAAAACGGGCTCAAATTAAAGGACATTACCGATGCCATAGCAACCATGGAACCGCTGGACGGTGCTCTGGAGTTTCTTGACTGGCTGAGGTCGCAACTTCAACTCATTATTGTATCAGATACCTACGTTGAATTTGCCAAACCCTTAATGAGAAAACTTAAATGGCCGACATTATTCTGTCATTCGTTATCCGTAGATAAAAGAGGAAAAATCACAGGATATAATTTGCGACAGAAGGACAGCAAGAAAAAAACAATTCAGTCGCTGCAAAGCCTTAATTATAAGGTGATCGCCATTGGTGATTCTTATAACGATATTACCATGTTGAAAGAGGCGGATAAAAGAATTCTTTTTCGTCCGCCTGACAATGTCAAGGATGAATTCCCGCAATTTTCCGTGTCATACGGATACGAAGAATTAAAAAACCTTGTTTCGCAAACGATGAAAAGAGATACTTGATGCTTACCCACCAAACAACCAATCGAGTGATTTACGGTGATACGGACAAGATGGGTTATGCCTATAATGCAAATTATTTGCGATGGTTTGAAATAGGCCGTTCAGAGACTTTCAGAGCAATGGGACTTTCTTACAAGGCAATAGAGGCCAGAGGAGTCTTTTTACCGGTATCTGAAGTTTTTTGTAAGTTTTTAACCCCAGTTCAATACGATGATATGCTGGTCATAGAGACTTCGGTCGATACCGGAGTCAAGGGCGGAATGAAGTTTGATTACTGTATAAAAAGTGAAGGCAGCACCCAGATACATGCGAAAGGATACACCCGACATGCCTTTGTGGATAAAAACGGCAGAGTCGTAAGACCCCCTGAATTTATAAAGAAATTAATTGATAAGAACAGCGATGATACATAGGGCCTTGACAACATCATATCGACAACTTGCTACCGACAATAGACGGTATATTTTTTTTATGTTGCAAGATGCTGTTACGAGTTTCGAGTTGCGAGCTATAAAAAAGGAAACCATCCCAATTAAAAACCCTTAACACGCAACTCGAAACTCGTAACAACCCAAATACAATCCAGTATGTTGTTCTTTACTCTGAAAGAGAAAATTTTTTTACGTGGCCTTGAAAATGGAAATAGACATTTCAAAATTTGAAAGATGTAAAATCCTTGTGGTGGGCGACTTGATGATTGATGAATATTTATGGGGATCTGTGGATCGGATATCCCCTGAAGCACCGGTTCAGGTCGTTTCAGTTGAAAAGGAAGAATATACACCCGGTGGTTCCGGAAATGTTGTAAACAACCTGGTCGCCCTGGGGGCAGAGGTCTTAGCGGTCGGCGTGATCGGGGCCGGCCCCGAAGGAAAACTTTTGCTGGAAAAATTCAAAAAAATCGGTGTGGATACCAGCGGAATCATTCAAGAATCGGAAAGGCCGACTACCCGAAAAACACGGATTATTGCAGAAAACCAGCATGTGCTTAGAATTGACCGGGAGACCAAAAAGGAAATATCAAACCGGACTTTTCAGGCGATTGCTGAATTTACCGAAAGGGTCATGCCCGATGTCGATATCGTACTGATTTCCGATTACGGCAAGGGTATGGTGACCAAATCCATGCTGTCCGGATTGCTTGCCCTGGCAAATAAACATAAAAAAATGACGATTGCTGATCCAAAAGGGCTTGATTTTAAAAAATATTCCGGGGTTTCAATTATTACCCCCAACCGAAAAGAAGCCGCCCTTGCCACCGGGATTGAAATTGTTAATGACTCGTCTTTGTTTACGGCGGGTGCAAACATACTTGAATCGGTTGCAATCGACAGGCTTTTAATTACCTGCGGCAAGGATGGCATGGTTTTATTTGAGAGGAATAAAAAACCATACAAAATAGGAGCAGTGGCACGTCAGGTGTATGATGTTTCCGGTGCCGGCGATACGGTACTTTCAGTGTTCGGGCTTGCCATCGCGTCAGGGCTGTCATGCAGGGAAGCAGTTGAACTTGCCAATACCGCGGCAGGGATTGTTGTCGGCAAAGTGGGAACCGCAACAGTGTCACAAAAAGAAATACTGGATGCCTTGAAACCGGCTTATGACAGAATATCAACGAAATATAAGCTGTTGGCAGAGCTGGAAAATATCGTCCATGAACTGAGGAAAAAAAATAAAAAAATTGTTTTAACCAACGGCTGTTTTGATCTTTTGCATGCCGGCCATATTGGGTTTTTTTCTGCCTCCAGACAGACAGGAGATGTCCTTATTGTGGCTCTGGATGATGATGATTCGGTTAAACGCTTGAAAGGCGAAGGGAGGCCGGTGATCAATGCCAAGGAGCGTGTTCGTATAATCAGTGCACTGGATGTGGTTGATTATGTGGTTGTTTTTTCAACAGGACAGCTTGATAAACTGATAGAAATCATTAAGCCGGATATACTTACCAAAGGAACCAATTATAACTCCAAAGAAGTTTATGGGCGAAAGCTGGTGGAGAAAATGGGAGGGCAAATTAAACTTATTCCTGTCAGTGGAAATATTTCCTCAACCCGTATCATCAACAATATTAAAAAGAGTAAATTTTGATGGCGTCGTAGAAAGTCCTATCTACTGCCTCGAGGCGGTTTTTCAGGTGCCGTATGGAATTTGTAACAGAAAGCCCTAACGGAGTTATTTTTAAGATCTTTGTGCAGCCCAGGTCCTCGAAAAATATGATATCCGGGCTTTACCGTGATGCTCTTAAAATTAAACTTATGGCGCCTCCGGTTGGGGGTGCTGCCAACAAGATGTGTATTAAATATCTGGCAAAGTGCCTTAAGGTGCCAAAGTCATCATTGGAAATTGTTTCCGGCCAAACCAGCCGAACAAAACAGGTTCTTTATAAAAGTGACGGCGTCGAAGTTTCGGAAAAAGAAAAAAATTATTTAAAGGAACGGGTGGAGTCATTAATAAAACCGTAAAAAATAACTTGACTTACTTATCTTTACCGTTTAATTATTATTTTTTTAACATATCTGTTGCGGGGTGGAGCAGTCTGGTAGCTCGTCGGGCTCATAACCCGAAGGTCGGTGGTTCAAATCCATCCCCCGCTACCAAAAAAATAAACAAGGGTTTAGATAAATGTCTAAGCTCTTTTTTATTGCATATTTTTCGGAAGATTCTCTTAGGTAAGATGAAAATTGGCGGAAGTGCATGGGAATCGAACCCACCCGGGACGGTTTTAGCGCCCCACACCGGATTTGAAGTCCGGGAGCCTCACCAGTAAGCTGCGCACTTCCATGTTTGCAAGGTTAGCATATAATATATCCATTCATTATTTTGTCAATCATTTTGTCGGGTATCGGTTTTGGAATATGGATAGCTCGTTGCCGAGTTCGCCAAAACCAAAGACAAACGGTAAATAAAAAAAGCGGGGAAGAACAATGATCAACAAAGACAGGTTGGGTGAAACTTTTAAATATTTGGTTGAAATTGACAGTGTTTCCAAACAAGAGGGGGAGTTTGCCAAAGAAATCAAAAAAGTGTTGGAATCGATGGGAGCTGAGACCTTTGTTGACAGTGCAGGAGAAAAAACCGGAAGTGATACCGGCAATCTGGTCGCTAAGTTCAAAGGTAATGTGGACGCGCCCCCTTTGCTTATAAATGCACATATGGATACGGTTGAGCCCGGCAAAGGGATAAAAGCGGTATTAAAAAAAGGCGTTTTTACCAGCGAGGGGTCAACCATACTCGGCGCAGATGATAAAAGTTCAATAGCAGTTATCTTAGAATCCCTAAGGGTATTAAAAGAGGATGGATTGCAGTATGGCCCCATTGATCTTGTCCTGACCATTTGTGAAGAGATCGGGCTTTTGGGTGCCAAGCATTTTGATTCAAATCTTATAGATGCAAAATTGGGATATGCGCTGGATGCGACGGATGTAGATGGTATCATTGTCAGGGCACCATCGGCCAATCGACTCGAATTTAAAGTACACGGCAAAGATTCGCATGCAGGCGCTGCCCCGGAA contains the following coding sequences:
- the thrH gene encoding bifunctional phosphoserine phosphatase/homoserine phosphotransferase ThrH, with the translated sequence MYIICADLEGIFVPEVWINVAEKTGIEELRLTTRDISDYDVLMKKRLSILDENGLKLKDITDAIATMEPLDGALEFLDWLRSQLQLIIVSDTYVEFAKPLMRKLKWPTLFCHSLSVDKRGKITGYNLRQKDSKKKTIQSLQSLNYKVIAIGDSYNDITMLKEADKRILFRPPDNVKDEFPQFSVSYGYEELKNLVSQTMKRDT
- a CDS encoding thioesterase family protein; translation: MLTHQTTNRVIYGDTDKMGYAYNANYLRWFEIGRSETFRAMGLSYKAIEARGVFLPVSEVFCKFLTPVQYDDMLVIETSVDTGVKGGMKFDYCIKSEGSTQIHAKGYTRHAFVDKNGRVVRPPEFIKKLIDKNSDDT
- the rfaE1 gene encoding D-glycero-beta-D-manno-heptose-7-phosphate kinase: MEIDISKFERCKILVVGDLMIDEYLWGSVDRISPEAPVQVVSVEKEEYTPGGSGNVVNNLVALGAEVLAVGVIGAGPEGKLLLEKFKKIGVDTSGIIQESERPTTRKTRIIAENQHVLRIDRETKKEISNRTFQAIAEFTERVMPDVDIVLISDYGKGMVTKSMLSGLLALANKHKKMTIADPKGLDFKKYSGVSIITPNRKEAALATGIEIVNDSSLFTAGANILESVAIDRLLITCGKDGMVLFERNKKPYKIGAVARQVYDVSGAGDTVLSVFGLAIASGLSCREAVELANTAAGIVVGKVGTATVSQKEILDALKPAYDRISTKYKLLAELENIVHELRKKNKKIVLTNGCFDLLHAGHIGFFSASRQTGDVLIVALDDDDSVKRLKGEGRPVINAKERVRIISALDVVDYVVVFSTGQLDKLIEIIKPDILTKGTNYNSKEVYGRKLVEKMGGQIKLIPVSGNISSTRIINNIKKSKF
- a CDS encoding DUF167 domain-containing protein; the protein is MEFVTESPNGVIFKIFVQPRSSKNMISGLYRDALKIKLMAPPVGGAANKMCIKYLAKCLKVPKSSLEIVSGQTSRTKQVLYKSDGVEVSEKEKNYLKERVESLIKP
- a CDS encoding M20/M25/M40 family metallo-hydrolase gives rise to the protein MINKDRLGETFKYLVEIDSVSKQEGEFAKEIKKVLESMGAETFVDSAGEKTGSDTGNLVAKFKGNVDAPPLLINAHMDTVEPGKGIKAVLKKGVFTSEGSTILGADDKSSIAVILESLRVLKEDGLQYGPIDLVLTICEEIGLLGAKHFDSNLIDAKLGYALDATDVDGIIVRAPSANRLEFKVHGKDSHAGAAPEKGINAILLASKAISALEIGRIDKETTCNIGMIEGGIATNIVPNLVTVKGEVRSHDNQKLAKVTEDIVSSFKEVVENFRKTDSTDDLPSLEVSIEKDFPRTDIPEDHPVVALAMQAGKNLGRKIICKTSGGGADANIFFETGIIAGVLGTGMRDMHTVRENVKLDDMVKATELLIEIITLHANS